The following coding sequences are from one Nicotiana tabacum cultivar K326 chromosome 1, ASM71507v2, whole genome shotgun sequence window:
- the LOC107807094 gene encoding 3'-5' exonuclease-like, translating into MAELISRTLFFTVPFYENQIKVTVTKKAADVDKWIGQTIHIHRRRLHKLLIGLDIEWLACINPTDKNNPKIALLQLCVGRRCLLFQLLHADCIPNSLRAFLANPNFTFVGVGIQGDVYKLFEDHGLFVANSVDLYQLALVVRKFEPEYGIMGLKRMGLKRMAYEVLGKVMEKPLKITLSQWEAEELLYEQVEYACIDAFVTFEIGMNLFSEMLNRLVYDPYVSAFDVKI; encoded by the coding sequence ATGGCCGAATTAATCTCCCGAACCTTATTCTTCACTGTTCCTTTCTATGAAAACCAAATCAAAGTAACAGTTACAAAGAAAGCCGCCGACGTCGATAAATGGATTGGCCAAACAATCCACATTCACCGGCGTAGACTCCACAAGCTCCTTATTGGTCTAGACATTGAGTGGCTCGCCTGTATTAACCCCACTGATAAAAACAACCCCAAAATCGCTCTCCTCCAACTCTGCGTCGGCCGTCGTTGCCTTTTATTTCAACTTCTTCACGCTGATTGCATCCCGAATTCTCTCCGTGCTTTTCTCGCAAACCCTAACTTCACGTTCGTTGGTGTTGGTATTCAGGGCGACGTTTACAAATTGTTCGAAGATCACGGGTTGTTCGTAGCGAATTCGGTGGATTTGTACCAGTTAGCATTGGTTGTACGTAAATTCGAGCCTGAGTATGGAATAATGGGGTTGAAGAGAATGGGATTGAAGAGAATGGCGTATGAAGTTCTTGGTAAAGTTATGGAGAAGCCGTTGAAAATTACGTTGAGTCAATGGGAAGCTGAGGAATTATTGTATGAACAGGTGGAGTATGCTTGTATTGATGCTTTTGTGACTTTTGAAATTGGAATGAACTTGTTTTCTGAGATGTTGAACAGATTGGTGTATGATCCATATGTATCTGCTTTTGATGTAAAAATTTGA